The genome window GGAAGCTCCCTTGAAATCCATCGATATGGAAAAGGAAATCCTTCCCTATGCACGAAAACTTGTTGAAATCGACCCAAGCCTCCCGTCATGGCAACATATGCTTGGCCACTTTGAATTCCGTGCCGGAAACTACCGCCCGGCGATTGAGGCCTTCTCAAAATCGGTGGAACTCTACCAGCATTGGATGAAAGAAGAAGGTGTTGGCGTGAACGACTGCGATGGCTACATCAAAGCCAAGTGTTACCTCGCAAACAGCTACTACCAGATTGGTGAAATCGACCGTGCCCTCGAACAAGCCAACACCCTGCGTAAAATCAAACTGGACCCTGAGCGACCCCGCTCGCTAGGGAATGGGATGCTGATGTGGCGCGCCTACAACCTGCCTGCCAGACTCTACCTATCAAGGGGATCAGCCAAAGATATCGAACGGGCCATCAAGTCCCTGCCGGACAAAGAAGAGCTTAAAGCTTTCGCCAAACACCCCCAATTTCCGACCCTCGCAGGAGCCTACAACGATGCCATCCGGGTCTACGCTGGTTGCCGGAAAGCCATCGTAAAAAAAGACCTCGACGCAGCCTCAAGCATGCACCGGGACCTCTTCCTCAAACACATCATCAGTTTGGCTCAGGTTGCCAAAGGTGCCACCCAGGCCAGTGATTACTCCCATTACCTTCAAGCTGGAAACAGCCTGGCAATCTACGATAAGGAATTGCTTGGGCTCATTGCCATGAATGGCCCTGAAGCCACTCGGGTTGTTGCCACTGGTCGATTTCTCTCCGCCCGCGATAAACAGCTCGTCCCATCCATGATGATGCCGCCTTACGTCATGCGTCCCATGGACAACCGTCTGGCCGAAGCCTACCTTCAGCAGGGGAAACCCGAAGATGCTCTGGACGCCTATCAGCGTGGCGCCGAGCGATTCCCCAAAAACCTCGAATCCCTCCAGGGCCTCAAGGCCACCCACGCGGTCTTGGACAAAACAGAATAAACCTCCCAACTCCCCGACTTCCCGACTTCCCGACTTCCCGACTTCCCGACTTCCCGACTTCCCGACTTCCCGACTTCCCGACTTCCCGACTTCCCGACTTCCCGACTTCCCGACTTCCCAACTTCCCAACTTCCCAACTTCCCAACTTCCCAACTTCCCAACTTCCCAACTTCCCAACTTCCCAACTTCCCAACTCCCCAACTTCCCAACTCCCCAACTCCCCAACTCCCCCAATCCTACCATTGCCTGTGCATATTTTGATCTAACATACATTCCAATACTTTGATCTCGACCTGAGTTGTCGTTTCTACCAGATTATCCGCCGGAAAGAGTGATCATTTCCAAAAAATGCACCTAACTCGACACTCTGGTTTTTACTCGATAAAGGTAAATCGACCAAGGGCGGCAGCGTGTTCAATTCCTCGAAAAACCCACCCCCGGTAGGGAGGCTTGGCCTCAAGCCTCCGCCAGTTCCCCCCGGCCATAAACACCCACCACCCGGACAGGCGTCGGTAAAACCCACCCCCGGTAGGGAGGCTTGGCCTCAAGCCTCCACCAGCTCCCCGGTCATAAACACTTACAAAAGATCATCCAAAGGACTGGACACCCCGCCAGCTTGTTTATTCATCACGTGCGTATAAATCTCCGTCGTCTTAACATCAAAATGCCCCAGTAACTCCTGGACTGTCCGTATATCCCTCCCGTCCTCGAGTAAATGTGTCGCAAAACTGTGACGCAGAACATGGCAGCTCACCCGTTTATGGATATTGGCTTTCCTTGCAGCCACCTTAATAGCCTTTTGTGGTGTGTTTTCGTTCGAATGGTGCCTCCTGATTTCTTTGGACCGAGGGTCCAGAGACAAGCGTGGTGAAGGAAAAAGCCAAAACCATATCCACTCTTCTGAGGCGTGCTTCATTTTTTTCGAGAGGGCATGTGGCAACCACACCCCGGCAATACCAGCCTCACGATCCTCTTGGTAGATCAACTTGATTTGTTCAAGGTGGCTTTGAAGTTCTGGAATTAAACTCTCCGGAAGCGGGGTTCTTCGATCTTTACCTCCTTTTCCTTCCCTGACAAGTAAGAGCCCATTGGCAAAATCGATATCCTTCACCCTCAATCTCATACACTCCATTAATCTTAAGCCTGATCCATACATCAATTTGAACATCAGCCCAGTAAACCCTGACGATACACTAAGCAGTGTCTTGACCTCATCTTTGGACAGCACAACGGGAATTCTCCTTTTCTTTCGCGCCCGGATAAAATCGGAAAAATCAGGGTTCTCAATCCCCATCACCTTCTTAAAAAGATACCCGAGGGCGTTGACCCCCTGCTTTTGTGTGCTTTGTGCAATATCATCACGAATCGCAAGATCCCCGAGAAATCTCTTTGCCTCGCCCTCCGTAGGTTCACCTCCATTTGGATCTCCCCAGAGTAAAAAACGCTCCAACCACTCTCGATAGCTCGTTTCGGTTCGGTAAGCATAATGAGATACCCTCATTTGAGAGACCATCCGCCCCACCAAATTGGCTCGTTCTGCACCAAGACCTTTTTTAGCGGCTTGATGAATGATTTCT of Oceaniferula marina contains these proteins:
- a CDS encoding tetratricopeptide repeat protein — encoded protein: MIWRSPVTLASISLISFAVSAIADPVPVAPAQPAGDEEKKAFSLEMVISPILKNMAVPMARPKIIGIRVPVASPSEKARESVKQGYALVHAQWDFEAYRHFCIALQEDPDCLMAYAGVALALARPHNEYIEFRRAAVDRLLDLLEIDTKREQAGQVARFPALEKEFAAAVATLVSTSPRGAGKMFFQLGQDYPQFLQAQLLAVLLTRDSYDTFGDPSPAQKQAIATARQLLEKHPDNPMAIGIWLSILAEAPLKSIDMEKEILPYARKLVEIDPSLPSWQHMLGHFEFRAGNYRPAIEAFSKSVELYQHWMKEEGVGVNDCDGYIKAKCYLANSYYQIGEIDRALEQANTLRKIKLDPERPRSLGNGMLMWRAYNLPARLYLSRGSAKDIERAIKSLPDKEELKAFAKHPQFPTLAGAYNDAIRVYAGCRKAIVKKDLDAASSMHRDLFLKHIISLAQVAKGATQASDYSHYLQAGNSLAIYDKELLGLIAMNGPEATRVVATGRFLSARDKQLVPSMMMPPYVMRPMDNRLAEAYLQQGKPEDALDAYQRGAERFPKNLESLQGLKATHAVLDKTE
- a CDS encoding integron integrase: MKNRQSIKKDYFYRQYEQILINHGVPDNCRKYYRKHVEHWGRFLKARRSTVSEGGKQGVRKTQSEKNKEMREHLESWIIELSGYPEITDWHLRQNIDAVKLAHREMRGEKWALECDWGELVGNALYSAADEGKIESPVNIEEIIHQAAKKGLGAERANLVGRMVSQMRVSHYAYRTETSYREWLERFLLWGDPNGGEPTEGEAKRFLGDLAIRDDIAQSTQKQGVNALGYLFKKVMGIENPDFSDFIRARKKRRIPVVLSKDEVKTLLSVSSGFTGLMFKLMYGSGLRLMECMRLRVKDIDFANGLLLVREGKGGKDRRTPLPESLIPELQSHLEQIKLIYQEDREAGIAGVWLPHALSKKMKHASEEWIWFWLFPSPRLSLDPRSKEIRRHHSNENTPQKAIKVAARKANIHKRVSCHVLRHSFATHLLEDGRDIRTVQELLGHFDVKTTEIYTHVMNKQAGGVSSPLDDLL